The stretch of DNA TTGGTATCAAATGGTATTAAACAGTTTACataccacacacgcacattctgAAATATTATAACCCTGTACTTTAAATAAAGATCATAGTACAATGCTTATCCATATTTATGGATTCTCCCTATTTCTCTAGTTGTTACAGTAGCAAAATTAAGAGATATTTTGGCACTGGGGATTCTGCACAAAATCTACTTGGTATCAGAAGTTTTGGTACCAAGAAAATTCTGCTTTTACATCAAATAACATCTGATTTAGAATACCcagtctggcacataaaaagcactatccaaacgttaTCGATACctggcccacctgactggctcctttgccagtggcatgtaaaaagcatccccTGCACGCttagagtgattggcattaggaagggcatccagctgtagaaacatttccAGATCAGGTTGGAGCATGGTGTGACCACTGGcactccagacctcagtcaaaccgtccaacccatgccagcatggaaaactgacgttaaacgatggtgatggtggtggtggtgatgatgatgtctcagAAACTAAAGAAGCAGATATGTTCAAAGAATTTGTTATGGCTTTATTTTAttcatgagattgtggtttcgattctcaaacACTTTTAGTCTGGATGGTCGTAGCCATGTTGgcattaaaaagttttaaaaagagGGAGATTGCTTAATATAATTCTAGATGCCTCTTAAAGGGTCAGGACTGCAATGCCTTTGCTCAATTAGAGATCACCTCGGACTAATCATTAACTAATCTTTTCAAATTAATTGTtttaatcattaattttatttcctttattacattatctttctattttttttatttgatttttattgaaGGTATGGAtacttttttttaagaaatacatttttaatgattttctttcttttttctttttttttctgctaattCTTTCAGAAACCCCAACTTCTGGCAAACTGGTGGCTGTTTTCTATTGTCATTTAGCCTGTTTGATCTTTGGCATGTAAATGAAAAGGTACCGGAAGAAGACAGAGTGAAACGTTTGGTGTACGAGGCTAGAAAATCTCAGAAAGATGGAGAACTATTGAAATGTGAGAAGTATTACCATGAAGCGTTGTCTGTTGTCATACAGAGACACCAAAACAAAGAAATCGATGACAACGAACTACTTCAAGCAAGAACATATTTGTTTGACTGTCTGGCTAACTTGTCTTTCAGCTTAAATGAATTTGACAAAGCAGAGAAACTGTACAAGGAGACAATCAAAGGTTGTGTGCAAGCAGGGATGCCTACTAATGGCAatgttattttagaaatttcattgaaattagcTAACATCTATGCTATCGAGGACCGATCTGAGGAAGCTATTTTGGGCTTTGAGTTTTGCATAAATACTCTGAGAGAGAAGTtaaaggagggggagaagaaagaggaggtgAAGAAGGaggaaagtaagaaagaagatgAATGGGAGGAATTGTATAAAGATACTGAGGCATTGTTAGGTATGTGTTTAGATAGCTATGGCCGTTATCTTCTTCGATTGTCTGACTATGACAAGGCAGAAAAAATGCTAAGTGACTCTTTTTGTATAGCGAAAAAATGTCTTGGAGACACTCACAGACAGACTTTAGTAATTATGACTAATTTAGGAGtagcaaacattttcaaaaagaaCTATGCATTTGCCGAGCAGTTAATACTGCAAGCTATCAAAATTGGAGAAGATATTGATGCAGAGGAAATATCTGCACTTTATTGTAATCTGGGTGCAGTCTATCTTGCACAGATGCAGATGGAAAAAGCTCACGAAGCATGTCTAAAAGGAATGGCCTCTGCACAGAGGAACAATGACAGCATTGCTGTAAAGAAGGCGAAAACCTGTCTGCAAAAGGTCACTGACCATAGAAATGAAAAAGTTCAAGTGTCAGCCAGTCAGGCGCAAAGTTGACAAATGGGATCTTAGGTAATTGTTATATAACCTAAATATTATTGTTGTAGAAtaaattatataagaaatattctCAGTCAgcatgttttatttgatttatttcatgttttctgtTTTCAACCAAGAATACTACAttgttatttagaaatatatatatatattttttgagtattttattatttcacattCATAAGGGTGTTCAGAAATGTTCTTCTgtcttgaagaaaaaaacaaagaaaagcacccagtacacatcaTAAAATGGTTGGCTTTAGAAAGGGGCATCCTTCCATAGAAGCCATCCCTAAGGTGATGCTGGGGCTCAGTACAGCCCTGCAGTTTgtcggatcctgtcaaactgttcagcccgtggcagcatggaaaacagacatttgacgatggtgatgatgatgatgacaagccgGCAGGGTTGTTAGCATGTTGGAAAAAATactcagcagcatttctttctgctatttatgttttaagttcaagttctaccaaagtcaactttgtcatCCTTTAGTTCAGCACAAGGGTTGATGTGATCTCCTAATCTGCTCCCTTAAAATTGTTGCCTTTTGTGCTATAATTTGTAACCcttattttacattcattttcccATACTTTATAGCTTGGGCAGGTGGCAAATTGGCAAAGTTGTTAGAATGTTAACAAGCTGCTTTTAGAATCTGATATTCATTCTGGTTCGTccatgctttgagttcaaatcccactgcatggcaccttaggctagtgtcttctactatagccctgggttaacaaatgccttgtgagtgaatttgtgtgACAAAAATTTGTATGGAagcttataatatatttatatatatgacatacatatatatatataaaatatgtgtgttcaTTACCccttcactgcttgacaatcagtgttgcttcatttaggtccccataacttagtggtttggcaaaagggaccattaggctttaaaaaaagaccTAAGTATTGGGGTTGACTTGACTGaaacttttcaaggcagtgccccagcatggtcgcagtcctataactgaaataagtcaaaaatgaaagataaataccAATTGCAGTTGGAGGATTGGTGCAATTGTTAGAATGTGGgacatgttggtggtggtatcttttccagttattcttttacttgtttcagtcatttgactgcggccatgctggagcaccacctttagtcaagcaaatcgaccccaggacttattctttgtaagcctagtacacattctatcgttctttttttgccaagccgctaagttacagggacataaacgcaccagcattgattgtagagcgatgttggggggacaaatacagacacacaaacatatacacacacatacatatatatatatacatatatatatatatata from Octopus sinensis linkage group LG2, ASM634580v1, whole genome shotgun sequence encodes:
- the LOC115232644 gene encoding tetratricopeptide repeat protein 19, mitochondrial encodes the protein MMRYVSALGRLWKSYSIPVRSPVTFSFVTGRSGFSSRSQTVLVHNITKHFRNPNFWQTGGCFLLSFSLFDLWHVNEKVPEEDRVKRLVYEARKSQKDGELLKCEKYYHEALSVVIQRHQNKEIDDNELLQARTYLFDCLANLSFSLNEFDKAEKLYKETIKGCVQAGMPTNGNVILEISLKLANIYAIEDRSEEAILGFEFCINTLREKLKEGEKKEEVKKEESKKEDEWEELYKDTEALLGMCLDSYGRYLLRLSDYDKAEKMLSDSFCIAKKCLGDTHRQTLVIMTNLGVANIFKKNYAFAEQLILQAIKIGEDIDAEEISALYCNLGAVYLAQMQMEKAHEACLKGMASAQRNNDSIAVKKAKTCLQKVTDHRNEKVQVSASQAQS